In Mus pahari chromosome 16, PAHARI_EIJ_v1.1, whole genome shotgun sequence, the DNA window CATCTCTGTAAGTCTGTTAGTCATGAAGGGTATCTAGGAGGGTGTGGCATCTTCACAATGGGGATTTGAGATTTCTGAACAGCAAAGTCTTGACTGGTAGTTTATGAACAGCATATGTTTATTTCATCTACTGGCCAAATTTgggaataattaaaaaataagttaaagacatacacacacatgtaactatTTCCCCTAGGTCTTAGAGTAGAGCACAAAGCAATAAAAACTATGACCTTACTTTGAATAGGGTGAGAATCTTTATCTGGGTTTACCATGAAAGCAGTTAGCAAGCAGTGTGGCAGACAGTCATTGTGCCACATAGTTATGTTTTGGCCAAAATGAGGTTCTGATATAATATGGTCCCATAAGGTCCCATCTTTTTGTGACATCATAGACAccttatgtattttaatatttgttcaaTGGAACTCCCCGGGGTTACATTTTCTATCCGCAGCCAAGTGGTGCATGGCCTCAAATGAAGATGCTTGTAGATTAATTCAGCTGCCTACTTACTCTGCAAATCATAATTTGGTGGCCTTAGTAGTTCTAATGACTTAAGTATCAGGAAAGGCCCCCTTCCATATTTGCTTAGAAAGATCTAGATGTGTCAGTGCCAGAAGTAACTGACTTCAGATACAATCTCAGGCCATGACACTCTGGTCACAGCTGCAGGGCACTCTTGCCTTCCCATCTATATTCACCTACATTCATCTACATCTCACTCTTCATGAGACCTGGCTGCCTCCCAGTATAGAAAGCAAGGCAAAAGGCAACAGTCACGTAGATTTTCCTTTACTGTTTCTGGTTGAACTACTCTAGGACTTTTTGAAAAAGCAAGAGTTTCTCCCCCTAAGCCAGCAGccttctgtgtgtggtgtatgggtaTGTCTTTGCTTGCACACACAGATAGAGGGCATCAGAGGTCCTCCTAGCAACCTCTATGTTATAGAAACTATGTCTCCAGGATTTTATCTTGCCTTAGaccatttattttttagatatttatatttataggaCTTAAACAGTATAAAAGCTGGGCAGTTGTCTATCCTTTATGTTGTTAAAATGTCTTTATCGGtaaccctgagttattatttCGAGGTTTTCCTTGGACTATGTTTAACTTCAGCTGGCTGGCTCTAAGGACCGTACTTTCTGTGCTCTTCTTCCCATCATGGTTCTCCCCTGACACCAAGTCCATGAAACCTAAACCCCActtatgtctcttctgcccagcagttggcatctttatttaccaatcagaaataacttaggGGCAGGGTCACTCAGCATCTTACAGACTCTCTCTGGGACAAGCCAGCAAGTACCTGCAATCCTCCAAGTCCCCTAAATCGCTGGGGTTCATGTATGCTTGGGACCATATTTAACTTTTAAGTGGATACTGGGtgtgcagcaaatgcttttaaccactgaaccaccccTCTAGCTCTCACAGCTAATACCCAACTTCATCTTCCATGACTTTTAGTGTAATGGCACTTTATGCAAATAATGATGGCAAGGGATCTTCCATTTAGAGAATCTTATCAGGGTATATCTAGACAAAATCTCAAGATTTACTACATTCAAATCTTAGAGTGGCCATCACTGTTAGAGATGGTTATGTCTATGGAAAATACAGCGTAGGGCAACACTGACGCTTTAGACTTTAATATTCTGTGGGTTTGAGATTTCAATATGGAGACTGCtcatgaggtcctaggttcaatccctagtattACAAGGTTTCAAAATACAAACCCAGCCATCACACGTTACTTTGATACTTGAAGCATGTATTAGTATATCTACAACACTATTTCAAATTTTGCTGCCCCAATTTTTTAATGTTCTGTGCGTTTTAAGCAGGGACGTAAGAAACCAGCAGAGCATAGTTTTGTAGTCCTTTACAAGGTCCCCCAGCCAGTCTCTCAGGAATGCATCTTTCAGCACAGCTAAATACTGGTTAGATAGTAACTGAAGCTGTCAGTAAGGGACAATTATCTGGCTGGCTCTCATGTCAGGCATTGTGTATTAACTTCAGGCGGGGAAAAGTGATGGAAAACTCCTTTCCTGATCCTGGGCCACGGAACAAAAATCTGACTGTGATTCTCTCTATGCTTGATCGTGAACTTCGTTCATGTCAAAGCAGTAAtgttttttgtcctttttaaaaattccaatgtAAATAACAAGTAAAATTGCAGTTCAGAAAGAAATAGTTACATTTTGAGAAAATGTGGCTAAGTCCTCATTTCCTaagtagtttcttttctttacagtttAGCACAAACTGTTAATTTTTTTCGATTTTCCATGAAATTGAACATCTTTAACCAACACATAAATAAGGTCAGCTTTAgtactttgctttttattattcattcaataatataaatattgtgTCAGTTTCTACAGTCTCTTGGCTTTAACGTATAGCTATCTATAGATCTGCTTCTACTTATTTATGCAAGCCTTCAGGTTATTTCTGGCAACTCTGGCTTGCTTGCTGGTGAAGAGGCCCTAAACCACCTGATTCtgacaaaagcagaaagcagcattagattttattttccttgttctAAAATGTTTGGCTTTTGCTGGTCTAAAAATGACTGATTTTGATTAGAAATTTGAAAACGACAAGGATTTCTGAGTGTATCTAAAACTAAACAATTTACCAATGACAAAGACAAACGCAATTCCATTTACTAGTGTTAATGCTGAAGACCCTTAACACGTCCACAAAGGGTGATTACAGGGTAAGTGTTCAATCAACGTTACCTTATCTAGAACACAATGTTCTAAGTAATAAGCGAGCATTACTTCCACTAGAAAGGGGCGACACTTTTACGGCTGTCTCAGGTGCTGTAATATGTCCCCTGATACTCCCAGCTGTTTCACTAAGCTGGATGTCTGCTCCAGAATCCAAGTGAGGCTTGGTTTCTCCAAATGTGCATGCTCTTGCGTTCTGCAACACTCTGGATGTGAACAACCCATCCCGTTCGGACTCCTGTCAGAATCGGTGTTAATCTCAGCGGTACTGTCACCTTTTGCTTCGTCAGCTGGAACTACATGACAAAGGTCCATATCCTCAATGGCGTCCAATAAATCTGTAACTCGTGGCTGTGACGTAACTGATTTCAGACGTTTGAGCACACACTCTTCACACTGGCCAACTGCATCCAGGAGATTATTTATCTTACTGATCAGAGTCGAACTATTACCATGAAGGTGACACCAGGAAAGCAAAGCACTGAATGAAAACATGAACAAgagttaaagaggaaacaaattagTCAC includes these proteins:
- the Yae1 gene encoding protein YAE1 homolog, encoding MSWFRAAPEIASPGEQDVFDEEADESLLVQREWQGHMRKRVQEGYRDGLDAGKALTLQQGFNQGYKEGADVIVNYGLLRGTLSALLSWCHLHGNSSTLISKINNLLDAVGQCEECVLKRLKSVTSQPRVTDLLDAIEDMDLCHVVPADEAKGDSTAEINTDSDRSPNGMGCSHPECCRTQEHAHLEKPSLTWILEQTSSLVKQLGVSGDILQHLRQP